A window of Purpureocillium takamizusanense chromosome 13, complete sequence genomic DNA:
TAATGTATGAGGTATCCTACCTGGCTAGCATGCTAGCGCGAAGTTCTTGAGATAGGCGAATGCGGCGTGCCTGGGTGGTGACCGTCGCTGTTGTAGACCACCGTGCCGTGGTGTCTGTGGTGTCTGGGATGCCCGTGATGTCCGTGATGTCCGTGGTGCCTACGATGCCTACGATGCCTACGATGTCCGTGGTGCCTCTGATGCCTGTGATGCCCGCGATGCCTGCGGTGCCAGGTGTCTCCGCTATGCCTGCGACGCCTCTTGTGGAGGCTGCTGCGATAaccccggcggccgcgataCTGTTGTTTGCCGCTGCAGTCCGACGGCCACGATACCTTCAATCATGTAAAGCAATGCCACGGGCAAGGTTTAACAACTTTGATCTCAACTACAAAGGGCTTggtgcacacacacacacacacacacacacacacacacacacacacactcactcacacacacacactcacacacacacactcacacacacacactcacacacaaAACCATGCTCTTGTGTTACGCACCACAGGGAGTGCTTATGAAGCAAGCCTCCTACACGCCCTCACAGTTGGTAGCAATTGTGCACCAGCGGCCTCATAGCCCACCATTTGGGCGACGAAGAATCTTGGGCTCCTCATCCACCATCTGCCGAGACAGACCCCAAACCAGCAGTCAAGTATGGCACCAGCGCCATTGACCTCTCCCGCCTCACCAACTCTTCGAAACTCGCCGCGAGACTCAACACAcagcctcctcggccgccttgagAGTCTGTCCTTCTCACAAGTCGAGTCACTGTGGCCTTTGGTAACGGGGTTCTTTCTGGACTTGATCGTTTTCTTGCTTGAGGAAGAGCAGTGATTCACCAGCTCGCGCCCGGTTCACGATCCTGCGTATAAATATCGAGCGCGGTCGGCTCTTCTTCGTGTTCACCTCCTTgttccctctctctctcacacacatCACACACGTACACACAAATTCTCCGGGTTTGACATTCCACTTGATCTTTCCAAGCtagaaaaaaaagaagctCGATTCAACCAAACTGCTCAATCATGCGTAAGTGTCCTCGTCATGCCTTCCTTAGGCCACTTCATGGTTTGAGCCTCTTCTCACATGCGAAAATAGCAGCGGAAGCAACAGCAgtagaagcagcagcagtagctgtagaagcagcagcactagCCGTAGAAGCAGCAGGTGCCCGCAACAAGCGGACTAGGCCCATCAATACCGTCAACGGTGGAGTTCCGGGCTTGGACTTCCCAGAGGCGTTCAGGGCCCGCAAGAAAGCCTGCACCAGGCGTCGTCAGGAGCCAGCTGCGCAAACGACGACTAGTCCTACGACtcccgccaacgccgtcgaggagcccGCAGTTGAGGATCCCATGTCCAAACTGCGCAAGGACGTTTGTTCTGATCTCGGCGTCCTCATTGCGCGGCTCGCGAGCCCTGACACCATCGACGCCCCGACAACCACCGCACACGGCATCGCCGACCGTGCGAAGATCCTGGCAACGCTGGGCCAGGCGCACATGCTGCTCCGTTTTCACACTGGAGGCCCAATACTGAGCAAGACTGAATCGCCTTGAAGGCGCTGGCTACTGGACGGCTGGACGGGCATTCGAGAGAGTTTGCAGCATGACGCTATTCTTGGAGGGGGGGAACAGAGCGGTTCAAAGGGTTCGGGGTTAGAAATTCTTGGCAAGGCTTGAGGTTTCAAAAGCACGGAGTTTCGCGCACAATAAATCACACAGTCCCTTTGACAAGTAATGTCGTGCCTGTGCAATCCTGGACTCGTCGACCTACAGGGAAACGAGCAATGCCAAAAGGTACTCTAAAGTATAGGAAACGGCTCCATCAGCATCGGAAATGGGACGTGCTACTTGGACACCCCCTTATCTTGTATTTCGCCAGTACAAGCCAACAGTCTCGAGGTAGAAGCAGCGAAGAGACGGCTCTGGCTGTCGGGCGAGACGAGTAAGCTAGTCGTCAGGCTGCATGGTTGGAGTCATCGTGCGAGTAGGGGTGGCGATGGGGATCATGATAGGCACAGCAGGCATGGGAGGCCGATGAAAGAGGCGGCAGACGAAAACCGCCCCAGCGGGATTTGGTCGCATGTCAGCAGCAAAACAATATCAACAGTGGGTGCCTTGTGGCCTTGAAAAGAACCCTCTGTTGCAATTGACTGTTAAACGGCCAGAGCAAATGCTGTGATTCACATTCTCTTTCCAGGTTGGCATTCCTCCGGCACTCGTCAGCTACATATATCCTTTGTGCGCCGCCAGATCTCCATCCTTACCTCTttcttctctccctccttccctcttTTCCCGTGTACATCGCGCTCTAGCTTTGATACATAAGCTTCGTCCCTTCAAATCAGAGAGGGCTCCATTCTCAGATTTGAACGCGACTGCTCACTTATGCGTACGTATCCAATGCCATGTCCTTCTTTCCAGCGAGaccaagccagccagctttGTTGAGCTTCTTCTGACGTGGGCAAGcaggcgcagccgcagcctcCACTGGCCACAACAAGCGCCCCCATAGTGCTGTGAACAGTGACGGCTCGGATTCGGGATCCCACCGAGCGTCCAGCGCCAACGTCCACAAGAAGTCTCGCATCATgaacgaggacggcgtcgaatACTCGGACTCGTCCGAGTCTGAGTTGGGATATGAGTATGACTTGGAGTCGGAGGAGGCCGAAAGCCAGCAGCCTGAGCCGCCGTATGACCCCCCTTCTAACCACCATTGATCGTTTTCCCACGACCTCATCCTCTAACACGTCTATACACCTGTATAGTAAGAAGTGGGCCACTCAATCTGAAAGTGGCACAGCTTGCGCTATGGCGAGGCCCTCTCCCAAACCCAAAGTGCGGACGAAAGACCATcacatcgccgccctgcgcgcggAAACTCGTCGTCGTATCCGCGAGCTCATCGTGCGGCTCATGGGCGCGACTCTTACGCTCGagaccgccgcgacgaccgGTGCCGCAGATGGCGTCGCCCTGAAGATTGAGGCGCTGGAGTGTCTGGTGCAGGCTGAGACTCTGCTCGGCGATCATGAAACGCAGGCCCAAGAGTAGGCGGTTTGGTACTTGGCGGCTAGATGATGGCATCACGGGGCTCAATGCAGGAGGAGTTGAGTGCCTCTCGAAAATGATAGGCTCTAGCATATTCGGTAGGGCTTGAGAACGAAAACACGGAGATTAACTGGCGTTTCCCACTGGATCGCAGGAACGCTTCTGAATATGGCGCTGCTGTGATTGTGGAAACCTGAAGTCATCGAAACATTGACGGAGACGTACATACTGCCAAGTACGAGGAGCGGTTCTGCAAGCATCAGAAATAGCCAAGCCCATATACAGTCATGAGTCCAAAGAAAATCACACCGGGTTGCGGCAGCCTGCTTCCATGGGCCAGTCGGAGGACTTGCTGTGCCTCGTATGGCCCTTGCATAATAAGACCTGAATGCGGGGAGGACCGGCAGTGCATGAGAGGACGCCACATGCGGAGGAGCTCAGACTTCCTGTACATCAAAAAGGAGGAACTTATCTCAAGTAGTCTTCTCTTCAAAGCCATTGTAATGCATGTACGTCGTTATCTATAATGGAGCTCGCAGAATTGACCTAGATTCCGCCAAAAAAGTCCCAGCCTCCATCGGAAGCCTCTTTCACCGACGACCTCAGCCACCCCATAGTCCTTGTAGATGATTATAGAATAAAGTCCAAGTAGATCCCAGACCCAAACCCGAATGTTCTCTCCACTATGCTCATCGACGTCTACAAACTTTATCCACTCATGGCTCCGGCTCTGGTACATTTTGTCCCATTCCTCGGTTGTGAGCTTGTCAGGAAGTCGATTCAGATTGTCGACCACCTGCGAGTCCAGAAGCACAAATGTGTTGTACCGCGGTCCTCCCCGCGGCTCGGGTATCGACTCGATCCAGTTGCTCACGTACCGCCtcacctcgccgaggcccgcATCGCGAAGCTCCGAGTCGTCAATCAGAACGTTATGAAACCGCCTCATcagctcggcatcggcggccagATACGTCGAGTCGGAGGGGTATGATTCAGCACGATGCATGTCGACATTGGCCGCGAAGAGCTGATGCAGCTTTGTCATGGCTTGGGCGACGCGCTGGTCGTCCCCTTGCCGGAAGCTGGTGCGGACCACGAAAAAGCCCCAGCAGCCCTTGGAATGCAAGTTGCAGCTTGCGTCCCCGTAGCAGGTTTCATACAGCAAGGATTGACTGCGATCGTTGTAAGAATGACCTGGGACCTTTGTTGTTACCCAAGGATCGCAGTAGTCGAGACGGACGCGGGAATCCGGGGCGTTCAATGGTGTCTGACATGttggcgggtggtggtggtaagAGGACGACTTATTGGTCATtgatgggcgtcgtggcagTGGTGACACACTGGATGCCGCCTGGTGACACTAGCATAAGAAGAACAAGTGCTGAGAGAGACGATAGCATGACTTGTCGGAGTGACGACCACAAGACGGGCGATTTCATTAGTCAACTTGCGCTGTAGCGCTGCATGCTTGCGCTCTGTTGTTAGTAGACAAGGAGTCATGCCATGGCAAGAAGGGACAACAACTGGGGGGCCGCAACCAAGATGAAATTGAAGAAAGGAATCATGTCTGGCGAGGGGGCCTACGTGGGGATGCGGAGAGCGGCTGCGTGGCGGGCAGGGAAATTGTTCGACCCAAGCTTAGTTAAGATCACTTTTTGCAACCTAGTATGAGCTAAAATCGAAAGAAAGTTAAGTTGTAATTAGGCAGCTGATTAATCTCGCGTTCAAGGAGGTTTTTAGAGTGACCGTGCGTGGTTGTGCCATTCGTTGCCAAGGCGAGCCCACGCGTAAGGAACTCGGCAGCGGTAAACGGTCCGTGCCGGGCGCGGGGCAGGGCGCACGTGCCACGCCACGTAACTCCGCTCCATTGTCGAGAGGGTACTCCGTATAATAAGCTGATGAAtttacccccccccccataTATCCAACATGTACCTTGACCCGACCCTACGATTATCTCCCTTACCTGGATTCGCAAAAGGGACTTACCATGGCCAACGATGTGTATCGGCAGCATGGCCTTTATACTCCGCACAGTCTGTCCGACCTGACGGCTGGCATGGCGCTTACTATGGAGGCGTCACGCGGGGAGACGTTCCCAATCTTGTCGGACCCAGGAAGCGCCATCTACCAACCCGATCAGCTTCGAGGGCTTCTGTGCCTAGAGCAGTCGCCCAAGTCGGTGCGCACAACCACGGCCCCGAGGACCGCCTCGAAGAacaaggaagaggaagagaagccGGAGGCGCAAGCCATTGAGGTGTTTGAGCTCACCGCTGCGGATTACTCGCTCCTGCTAGAGAGAGCAATCGTCGAGGATGGTCCCATCGTGGTCCTACATGGTGAGCAGCTGCCATCCAGGAGGGTTCGCACCCTCATACCGGCTGCTTACCCTCCGCGCTCCCTGAATCATGCCCAAACATGCGATGCTACGGAATGTCGTCTTTCCTCGAGCGAGGCGGCATCagcgtcggcctcgacaccTCGACCAACTAAGTCACTATCCCTGTCCCAATCCCAATCCCAATCCCGATCGCAGTCGcaggcgatggcgttggtgCTAAGGACCCCTGAGCTCCTTGAAGCCATTCTACTTCATCTCGACCTCAAGTCTCGCATCACCTCTGCTCCACGAGTTTGCAGCTTCTGGTTGGAGACCCTAAATCACTCGCCTATGCTCCGAAAAGCGTCCTTCTTCCAGGCTGACCGAAGCCTTCACACGAAGCCTGGTGAACGACCCTGTATCAACCCTCTACTTCGAGAGGCCTTTGGCGACCAATATTTTAACCTGAGTGATTGCCAGGTGGATAAGTACCCTTTCCGGCGTGCCGAATACTTCTGGAAGCTACCCTGGTCGCCACAAGCCTTGCCTCACCTCAAAGCACGTACCGGCAGCGTGCTCAACGTCGACCCAACCTGTCGTCAGCGGAGCTTTACCAGGGCTGGTGCGAGTTGGAGACGCATGCTCGTCTCGcagcccccgccgccttTCCTCGGATTCACCTGGCTGGATAGTTTCGCCATCACCGCGGCGAGCCACCGCTGTCTCGTCGACTCCGTCACGCCCCCGCAAAACGATGCTGGTGGTTTCGATACGGGCGTCACAATGGGACATCTTTATGATACGATACAGTCATTAaccatgcagcagcagaaacCCGGTTTGTTCTTTCGCGTCCGGTGGGATCTGACCTGTGAGAGACCAAGCAGCGAGAGCGCCAGTGCCGGAGCGGATGAAAGCGCCCGCGAAAGCACAAACCTAGTTGCCGAGTTCTGGGACGACGCGTACTTCAACTCCAGCCACTACGGACCCTTTTCCATGGGCGCGACTCGGAGCGTTTTCAGGTGTGAGGAAGCTGTCAAGCCCGTTTTCGGTGGACAGGCGTGGATCcaaggcctcgacgacgacgcccaacACCGAGTGCCGGCCAATGACGAGTTTGAGCTCTGGGAGCCGCTCGTGTGGAATCCATAAAAGGCCAGCAGCGTTTGTGCTTAGAATACTAGTTCGTCTCGCAATTAGAGGGTTCCCTCAGCAGCTTGCACGTTTTAAAAAAGTATAAATTCTAACTAGCGCGTAGAACGCAACCAAACATCAGTGACAACTCGGGCAACATGGACGCTGCACGGGTGCATTCTCGCGACTGTAAGAATGCATAAGTACTTGTATTTGCATGATATACCGAAAGTAAGTGCTCACGTGTAACGTTGGCGTTTCCTCGGCCTTTCCTACCTGAATG
This region includes:
- a CDS encoding uncharacterized protein (COG:S~EggNog:ENOG503P8B8): MANDVYRQHGLYTPHSLSDLTAGMALTMEASRGETFPILSDPGSAIYQPDQLRGLLCLEQSPKSVRTTTAPRTASKNKEEEEKPEAQAIEVFELTAADYSLLLERAIVEDGPIVVLHGEQLPSRRVRTLIPAAYPPRSLNHAQTCDATECRLSSSEAASASASTPRPTKSLSLSQSQSQSRSQSQAMALVLRTPELLEAILLHLDLKSRITSAPRVCSFWLETLNHSPMLRKASFFQADRSLHTKPGERPCINPLLREAFGDQYFNLSDCQVDKYPFRRAEYFWKLPWSPQALPHLKARTGSVLNVDPTCRQRSFTRAGASWRRMLVSQPPPPFLGFTWLDSFAITAASHRCLVDSVTPPQNDAGGFDTGVTMGHLYDTIQSLTMQQQKPGLFFRVRWDLTCERPSSESASAGADESARESTNLVAEFWDDAYFNSSHYGPFSMGATRSVFRCEEAVKPVFGGQAWIQGLDDDAQHRVPANDEFELWEPLVWNP